From a region of the Rhizophagus irregularis chromosome 3, complete sequence genome:
- a CDS encoding uncharacterized protein (SECRETED:cutsite_SSG-RK; SECRETED:prob_0.6906); SECRETED:SignalP(1-20), producing MDFKSVIYSIGVLLWLLSSGRKPFCDEACWENDPDERPSIKQVVSYLKSINQDINEETNSNKFVKNEIKR from the exons ATGGATTTCAAATCAGTTATTTATAGTATAGGAGTTCTTCTCTGGTTACTATCAAGTGGTCGAAAGCCTTTTTGTGATGAAG cgtGTTGGGAAAATGATCCTGATGAAAGGCCATCCATTAAACAAGTTGTTTCATAtcttaaatcaataaatcaagatattaatgaagaaACAAATTCTaacaaatttgttaaaaatgaaattaagaGATAA